One Colius striatus isolate bColStr4 chromosome 7, bColStr4.1.hap1, whole genome shotgun sequence DNA segment encodes these proteins:
- the LOC133625836 gene encoding basic proline-rich protein-like, with product MLPQVIDMQMGSGLRGNHTPAGPGRRPGNSSCPARPGNALAASHGGGPCAERGRHGDTPSLPSHTRCRAPRGAERAGPGTPCWLISSDPAADFPTRRPRGRAALRAPSSPSPPPHSPQTPAPPLARPALPRPPAARPHGRTPRAAGAPGPASPTGGLAPPAKRLLSPQPSAFV from the coding sequence ATGCTTCCACAGGTCATTGACATGCAGATGGGATCCGGGCTCCGGGGGAACCATAcgcccgccggccccggccgccgGCCCGGCAACTCTTCGTGCCCGGCCCGGCCTGGCAATGCCCTGGCAGCTTCCCATGGCGGGGGGCCGTGCGCGGAGCGGGGGAGACACGGGGACACCCCGTCGTTGCCCTCGCACACGCGCTGCCGGGCTCCGCGCGGCGCGGAGCGAGCAGGGCCGGGGACGCCATGTTGGCTGATCTCATCGGACCCCGCGGCGGACTTTCCCACGCGTCGCCCCCGCGGCCGCGCAGCGCTCCGCGCCCcgtcctctccctccccaccccctcacTCTCCCCAGACCCCCGCCCCCCCGCTCGCCCGCCCGGCCCTCCCCCGGCCGCCGGCGGCGAGGCCCCACGGGCGAACCCCGCGGGCTGCGGGCGCTCCCGGCCCCGCCAGCCCCACGGGCGGGCTGGCACCGCCCGCCAAGCGCCTCCTCTCGCCCCAGCCCTCCGCTTTTGTCTGA
- the NR2F2 gene encoding COUP transcription factor 2 isoform X3, producing MQAIWDLEQGKYGFAVQRGRMPPTQPTHGQFALTNGDPLNCHSYLSGYISLLLRAEPYPTSRFGSQCMQPNNIMGIENICELAARMLFSAVEWARNIPFFPDLQITDQVALLRLTWSELFVLNAAQCSMPLHVAPLLAAAGLHASPMSADRVVAFMDHIRIFQEQVEKLKALHVDSAEYSCLKAIVLFTSDACGLSDVAHVESLQEKSQCALEEYVRSQYPNQPTRFGKLLLRLPSLRTVSSSVIEQLFFVRLVGKTPIETLIRDMLLSGSSFNWPYMSIQ from the exons CGGTCCAGAGGGGCAGAATGCCACCCACACAGCCAACTCATGGTCAGTTCGCCTTGACAAACGGGGACCCTCTCAACTGCCATTCCTACCTATCCGGATATATCTCCCTTCTTCTGAGAGCAGAGCCCTACCCCACTTCCCGCTTTGGCAGTCAGTGCATGCAACCCAACAACATCATGGGCATCGAGAACATTTGTGAACTGGCAGCTAGGATGCTCTTCAGCGCGGTGGAGTGGGCCAGGAATATCCCCTTCTTCCCAGACCTCCAGATCACAGACCAGGTGGCCCTCCTGAGGCTGACCTGGAGCGAGTTGTTTGTCCTCAACGCTGCCCAGTGCTCCATGCCCCTCCACGTAGCTCCgctcctggcagctgctggccTCCACGCTTCGCCAATGTCTGCTGACCGAGTGGTCGCCTTTATGGACCACATACGAATCTTCCAAGAGCAAGTagaaaaactgaaagcattGCATGTCGACTCTGCAGAATATAGCTGTTTAAAGGCCATAGTCCTCTTCACCTCAG ATGCCTGTGGTCTCTCTGATGTAGCCCATGTTGAAAGTTTACAGGAGAAGTCACAGTGTGCTTTGGAAGAGTATGTTAGGAGCCAGTATCCCAACCAGCCAACACGATTCGGGAAGCTATTACTACGTCTCCCCTCCCTTCGCACTGTCTCCTCTTCTGTCATAGAGCAATTGTTTTTCGTCCGTTTGGTAGGTAAAACCCCCATAGAAACCCTAATCAGGGATATGTTACTGTCTGGCAGCAGTTTTAACTGGCCTTACATGTCCATCCAATAA